Genomic DNA from Niabella ginsenosidivorans:
GAAGTGCTGGAAACAATGAAAGAGAAAACGCCTTCTTCTTATATTGATTCTGTGTATCAGCTTGAGTTGAAGCGTGCCCGGCGTTATGCGGCAGTGCAGGAACGGATGATTTCACCGGAAGGGACCTACCCGGTTACCGGAAGGTCGCTGGCGTATCGCTTCGGGGCATTCCAGGCGCTTTCCCTGATGGCATTAAAAAAAGAGCTGGATGCGTCTGTAGCGCCACAGCAGGTACGCGCGGCTTTATATACGGTTGTAAAACGGCAAATGGAAGCGCCCGGTACTTTTGACCCCAATGGCTGGCTGCAGACCGGCATCATGGGAAAGCAATCCATACTGGGCGAAGGATATATTTCTACCGGCAGTTTATACCTGTGTGCTGAAGGGCTGGTATTCCTGGGTTTGCCGCCTTCAGACCCTTTATGGAACGGAAAAGATGAAGACTGGACCGCAAAAAAAATCTGGAAGGGGATGGAAGCTCCTATTGATCATGCAGAAGATTAGTTGTATCTTTGCTTTATAAACAGGAAATGGTGTCTTCCTGAACCAACCGTTCACGCCTTTTGCGGGATCTGATGGCGCCTACAAATTTTAAACGCGGTCCTGGTGATTGCTCAAAATGAATTTGTAGAAAATGACAAGACACAAGAAAAAGCGCCTCCTTAAGACTTCCTTTGAACACGTATTTATTCTTTCGTATTTATTGAAATGGACAGTACTGGCCGTACCGATGTCCATAGCGGTCGGTTCCCTGATCGCCTTCTTTTTATGGCTGCTGGATAAAGCCATTCATTTCCGGTTCGGGCATCCCTGGCTGTTATTCTTACTGCCCGCTGCCGGGGTGCTGATCTATGGGCTTTACACGTACCTGGGCAAGAACTCCGACAAAGGCAATAATTTAATTATGGATGAGATCCATGAGCCCGGTGGAGGTGTTCCTTTCCGTATGGCGCCGCTGGTGCTGATCACTACCGTAATTACGCACCTTTTTGGCGGTTCGGCCGGACGTGAAGGTACGGCTGTGCAAATAGGGGGAAGCATTGCCCAGTTCTTTGCAAAAAAATTAAAGCTCTCGCAGGAAGATGTAAAGACCTTCCTGATGACGGGTATTGCAGCAGGCTTTGGTGCTGTATTTGGCACCCCCATTACCGGGGCCATATTTGCCCTGGAAGTGCTGGCGCTTGGGCGCATCAAGCACGATGCCCTGTTACCCTGTTTTATAGCAAGTGTGGTGGCAGATATTACCTGCGCTGCCTGGGGCATACACCATACGCATTATGCTATCCGCTTTGCTGAAGAAGGAAAAGTATTCTTTGGCATCTTTCATCTTGATATTGTTTTGTTATTAAAAGTGATCCTGGGCGGCGTGCTGTTCGGGCTGGCAGGGTATATTTTTGCAGAGCTTTCACATACCATTAAAAATTACAGCAACCGGTTCATCAGGATCAAATGGCTGATCCCTTTTATTGGAGGCTGCATCGTTATTGCGCTGACCTGTATTATAGGCACACAGGATTATTTAAGTCTCGGCGTTTCCAATCCGGATCCGGATGCAGTGTCTATCCTTTCCTGTTTCAAAGCAGGTGGCGCTACGGATTTCAGCTGGTTCTGGAAGCTGTTGTTCACGGCTGTTACATTAGGAATGGGTTTTAAAGGCGGTGAGGTAACGCCCCTGTTCTTTGTAGGCGCCGCGCTGGGCAATACCATTGCTGCGCATACCGGCGCGCCGGCAGACCTGATGGCCGGCCTGGGCTTTATTGCCGTATTTGCCAGCGCTACCAATACGCCTATTGCCTGCACGTTTATGGGGATAGAATTGTTTGGTGCAGACAATGTATTGTATTATGCGGTAGCCTGTTTTACGGCTTATTATTTCAGCGGCCATGCAGGTATTTATCATGCGCAGCGGATTGCCGTATCTAAAGTGCATCATCTGAACCATCACAATAATGCCACCCTGCACGAGGTGAGGGAAAAACGAATTAAAAGCAGAAAGAAATGGCGCATCACAAAGTAAAGAACCATGTATTAGGCAACCTGCGTATTTATATAGAACCCGCGCATAAGGTAAGGCACGGTGAGCGTTCCTTATTCAGGAAGATTTTTCCGAGATCCGCCTACCTGCACATCCTTGAAGAAGCCAGGAAGGACGGCATCATCAATGCAACAGTGCACAATACGCAAACCAGCTATACTGCTGATGGAAAAATCGTTACTTTTAATGCAGAAGGAAATAATTCACAACTGGCAATGGTGGTGGAACTGATCGATAAGCGGGAGCGGCTGGAAACCTTTTTCCTGAAGCACAGAGAGTTGCTTTTGGGTAAAGTAGTTATTTATAAAGAGGTGGAATTCTGGGACATTGAATAATTAAATATGAAACCGATACTTATAATAGGACTGGGTGGCGGTTTGGGTAGCATGCTTCGTTACCTGGTACAGGTGGGTGTAAGTAAGCTGATCACTGTTACTTTCCCCGCAGGTACTTTCCTGATCAATATTACCGGTTGTTTTGTGATCGGCTTGTTATATGGCCTTTCCAATAAGTATACGGCGCTAACGCTGGAATGGAGGCTGTTCCTGATCACGGGGCTTTGTGGCGGTTATACCACCTTTTCCAGCTTTTCCTATGAAAGCATCAGCTTGTTCCGGCAGGGCAGCTATCTCTATTTTGTTTTATATATAGGGTTAAGTGTGAATATCGGATTGCTCTTAACATTCTTAGGTTTAAGCGTTACCAGGTAAGTAAACAAAGATCATGGAATATAAAAAAATACTGATAGCCATCGACAGCAGTTCCTATTCTATGAAGGCAGCAAAAGCCGGCTTTGCATTAGCCCACCAGCTAAATGCAGCTGTAGGGATCATCTACGTGGTGAACAGGGCAAAAGAAATTGTGAATGCGGATCTGGGCATTACAACAGGAGAGAGCGAAACCCTTTTGCTGAACGAGGCAGAAAATACAATCGGCCAGTACCTGCGGTTATACGATGGCATCGGGCAGGTAGAAAAGTTTACACCGGAAGGGCTGCCGGAAGATGAGATCATCAACATTGCGGAACAATGGGGTGCGGACATGATCGTTATGGGAACACATGGGCGTTCAGGGATCGGGCGCATTTTAACCGGGTCGCTGGCAGAATACATTATCCGCCATGCCACCATTCCCGTACTGGTAGCCCCTCCGAGAATGGAGTAATTGGATCCTGCAATGCAGAGGCGCTGGTGAGGCTAATTTCATACTTGTTTATAAAGGAAATGTTCCTGCTTTATACTAACCTGCGGTATTCTATAGCTATATAATTTCGTTCGTGTTCAACATTTGTTTATGTTGTTCCAGAATATGCTGGTTGAAATCGCTGGGCGCAACACCAAAATATTTTTTAAATTCTTTACTAAAGTATTTGCGGTCTTCATATCCAACAGCATAAGATATTTCATTAATGGTCAGGCCCTTTTGCAACAACAGTGCTGCGGCTTTTTTAAAGCGGCGGGTTTTTATAAATTCGTTTACAGACAGGTTTGTGAGCGCCCGGATCTTTTTATAAAGCACAGGCGGGCTCATTGCTACTTTACGTGACAATTGTTCTACTACAAAACCCGGGTCTTCCAGGTGCTCATCAATGATTGTAGTAACTGCTGCCAGAAAATCGCTGTCCATTTTGTGTTGCGGGTCTTCTGTGCTTACGGATTGCGTGCTTGCAGCAAAAAATCTCAGCTCCCGCATATTTTTTTCCTGTAATCTTTTATGGGCCTGCAGAAGGTTATTTACATGCAGCTCCAGGATCTTTGTGCTGAAGGGTTTGGTCAGATAAATATCGGCTCCGTTTTCCAACCCTTTTACCTGATCATGCTGCGTGCTTTTTGCGGTCAATAACAGTACGGGAATATGACAGGTGCGCTGGTCGGTCTTTAACCGGTTGCACAACATAATGCCATCCATACCCGGCATCATAATATCGCTGATGATCAGATCCGGAAGGTGCTCTTTTGCATTTTCCCAGGCATCCGCACCATCTGCAGATTCATGCACAAGATAGTAAGGTTCTAACTGCTGTTTAATAAGCGCCCGTAATTCAGGATTGTCTTCCGCAATTAATATTGTTTGCCGTTTGATGCGAATACCGGCCGGTGCAACCGGCGCTGGCTTTTCCCGGATAGGAATACTTTGCCGGGTAGCAGGCGGGAATGGCTTCCTGCCTGGCAGTATGGTAACATGCGCATTTCCTTCGAAGTGCTTTTTACCCGGCAGGAGTCGTACAAAGAAAGAAGTGCGCCCCTCAGTTGTGGCAGTTGCGGGGGTACTTTCCACCCGGATACTTCCATGGTGTAATTCGGTAATTTTTCTGGACAATGCCAGCCCGAGACCATAGCCCGTATTTTGCATCCCATGATCGGCTACCTGATAATAATTGGTAAATAGTTTACCCAGGTATTTGGCCGCAATTCCCCTGCCGGAGTCGGAGACGATTATTTCGGTAAAGCCGGGCTGTGTGTTCACCGTTACGCTGATATGGCCACCTTCGGGGGTAAACTTAAACGCATTGGCCAGTAAATTAAAGAAGACCTTTTCCAGTTGCTCCTCGTCAAAGTATAAAAAGACCTGGTTTGAGTTGTGTGTAAAAGCGATCCGTATATTTTTTGCCAGGGATAATTCACGGAAGCTGGTATAAATGTCCTGTAGAAAGGAAATGAGGTCCTGTTTGCTGACGCGCAGATCCAGATGATTGGATTCTGCCTTGCGGAAGTCCATCAACTCGCTTACCAGCTTAAGCAGCCGGTTAGAATTATTCTTTATCTGCATGAGCTGCTGGGACGTAAAAGGATCCTTGTGGTTGATATCGATTAATTTTTCAACGGGGGCCATGATCAGTGAGAGATGTGTGCGCAGCTCATGGGAAACGTTGGTAAAGAAATTGAGCTTTACCTGATGCAGTTCTTCTTCTTTTTTAAACAATGCGCGTAGAAAAAAGAAGCGTATAACCAAAAAAAGAACACCTGCAAGAAGAAATGTATAAATAGCATAAGCCCACCAGGTTCGCCACACCGGGGGGAGTACTTTTATTTTTACCATGATTGGTTCCGTCCATATACCGTCATTATTGGCGCCCTTAACAAAAAACTGATAATCGCCTGGAGGCAGATTGGTATACGTAGCCGCGGGGTTATGTACCTGCTTCCAGTCCCTGTCAAAACCCGACAACTTATAGGCATACCGGTTTTTATCGCTTTTGATAAAATTAAGCAGTGCAAAATTTATGGTAAATAGATTCTGATTCGGCCGGAACGTGAGCTGATCAGAATGGCTGATGTTCTTTTTTAAAAGCCCGTCCGGTGCATTTATCTGAACCTGCCTGTTGCCCAGCCACAGGTTGGTAAATACCAGGGGGGCTTTGTAAGGATTCACTTCTATATCAGCCGGCAGAAAATAAGTGATCCCATGGTATCCGCCAAAATAAAAAAAACCGTTATGATCTTTAAGATGTGAATTATAATTGAATTCCCCTCCAGCAAGCCCGTCAGATACAGAGTATGAAAGCGTGGTTTTGCTGACGGGGTTATACCGGAAAAGCCCTTCGTCAGAACTCAGCCATAGCCAGCCGTTAGGATCTTCCAGGATGCCCAGGATGTTTGCCGATGGCGCACCGGGATGATTGTACCGCGTCAATTGACTGGAAACAGGGTTCCACGATGCTATACCTCCTGTTCGCAGGCCGATCCATATCATCCCTTTACGATCTTCAAAAATGGTATTAACAGATAAGGTTGTACTGATGGTTTTAAGGACGTAGTGCTTTATTACATGTAAACCTGAGGAGGTACCAATCCAGACCTGGCCTTTCCTGTCAGTGTATAATGTACTGGCAATAAAGCCGCTTAACTTGTTATTGATCTGTTTTAACGGAAGCTCATTCAGTTGGAGGCCTTTTCTTTGAAATACCCGTAACCCCCTGCTGGTACCTACCCAAAAAAGGCCCTCTCCTCCCTCAGTAAGAGTCAGTATTTCCAGGTTGGCATTTTCAGCATCACCCGGCAGGTATAGATAATGAAGGAACTTTCCGGTAGCTTTGTTCAGAACATTCAGTCCGCCACCGTGTGTGCCACACCATATATTACCGTCTTTATCAATATAGGCCACCTTTACCAGGTTGGATGCAATGCTGAACGGATCAGAGATCTCGTTCTTAAAAACCTGGTATTTTTGGTTCTTCCGGTTATAAAAGATCAGCCCCGCACCTTCAGTGCCCATCCACAGGTTATTATTATTGTCTTCCAGAATGGTGCTCACTACATTGTTAGCAAGGGTATTGCTGCTTCCATTATTGCGGATTACTTTAAAGCCGGTGGAAAAAGCATCTACACGGTTAACGCCACCAAAATAAGTGCCTACCCACATAGAACCGTTTGAATCCTTATATAAACTGTAGATTGAGTTTTGACTAAGGCTTTTCACATTGTCGCCTTCATTCTGATAGGAAGTAAGTACACCATTATTAATATCCATAACACTAAGGCCTTCCTGGGTACCGATCCACAGCTCATTGTTATTGCGCGCCACCAGGCTGCGGATATTATTATGGATAGGGCCCCGGTTACCGTTACCGGCCATAAATCGCCGGAAGGTTTTGTTCGCCGGACGGTAAAGATTAAGACCGGAGTTCTGGGTACCGATCCATAAATGATTCTGCGGATCTTCATAGATGACGGAAATATTATTGCTGCTCAGGCTTTCCGGTCTGGATGGATCATAAAAGAAATTTTCAGAGAAATACTGTTGCCTTTCCTTCCACATCCGTATCAGCCCGTTGCTGGTACCAATCCACAGGTTCCCCTGGTGATCTTCGAAAATAGTCCTTACCACTCCAGTGGTCACCGGGGCACCACGCGGAGTTGTAAACTGAAGCCGTTGACGTTTGGTTCCATTGGTTAAGAAGGCAAATATTCCTTTACTGGAGCCTATCCATAACGTGCCCTGGTGGTCTTCGTAAAGGCAATTGATGGCAGCAGTTCCTATTGCAGGCAACCGGATCCGCTCAAAATTGTCCTTTTGCTCATCGTATCTGTTAAGGCCGGTGTTCGTACCAATCCATATGGCGCTCTTTGAATCGCGTAAAAGAGAAAGGATGCCTGCCGACCAGAGGCTCTGGCTGCTGTTACTATCGGGTGTATATACTTTTATTTTTGATCCGTCATACCTGTTGAGCCCAGCTGATGTTCCCAGCCAGATAAACCCCCTGCTGTCCTGTACGATGGACAGGACTGAATTGTTCGATAACCCGTTTTCCACAGTGAGGTGATTAAACTCCGGAGGCTGTGCTGCTGCAGACACCGCCATAAATAATATAATATTACTTATAACAAACAACCTGGTAACATAAAAATCTCTAACAGTCATTTTGAGATTACGCCATTTTTGAAAATAAAAAAGCAATGTAGACTGTAATGTTAAAAAAAACAAAAAAAAGTCTATTGGCAATCAAATAGTTACATAAACCTTTAAAAAAACCACCCTAATTGTTTGCAGAATTCACCCTCCCCGGGATGAAGATGATAGCATATTGCTTCCTGAAATTGTAAGGCTGCCCATTTTATAAAGCTTGCAACTCGTACCAAATTAATAATTGTACTTCAAAAAAAAAGACCGCTATGCTATTTCAAAAAAAGATTCCTGTTTGGAACAGGGCAGGGTGTTGTTCCCTGTTACTATTTATTTTTTTACTTCCTGTTTTTGTATCGGCCCAAAACAACAGGGTCGAAGGCTTGGTAACTGATGATCAGGGAAAGCCCATACCAGGGGCCTCTGTTGTTATTAAAAATACAATAACAGGAACAACAACAGATGAGAAAGGAAAATTCATTATCAATGCAAACCAGGGAACCACATTGGTGATATCTGCTGTCGGATACGAAGCTCAGGAAGCAATCATTACAGACCGGAACAGCCTTACGATTTCCCTGAAAACGGCACCCGGATCACTGGAAGACGTGGTAGTTGTAGGATACGGCACCCAGAAAAAAGTGAATCTGACCGGTTCGGTATCAACTGTAGGTGCAGATAAGTTAACCAACCGCCCGATCATGAACCTGGCGGCTGCTTTAGGTGGTACTGCTCCCGGGGTTCGGGTAACCCAGGGAAATGGAAACCCCGGCAGTGAAAGCGTGTCTATACGAATACGCGGTACCGGATCGTTTAACAATAGTGATCCCTTGATTTTAGTGGATGGAGTAGTAGCGGATATGGTGCCCTTAAATACGGATGATATAGAAAGCATTTCTATTTTGAAAGATGCATCTTCAGCTGCTATTTACGGGTCCAGAGCTGCTAATGGTGTTATTTTGGTAACTACCAAAAAAGGAAGAAAGAACCAGGCGCCTAAAGTAACTTTCACCAGCCTGTTTGCCCGCGAAAAGCCGGTTACCGACCTTAAATTTATGTCGAGTACTGCTGATTGGATGGAGCTGCATAATATAGCCAAGCTGAATGCAAACCCAACAGCTACTTCACCGGATTATGCCTATGCTACTATTGATGAATGGCGCGCGGCGAATGCTGATCCCAATGGCACATATACCAATCCGATAACCGGGCAAACGATCCCTAACTGGCTGGCATTTCCAAATACAGACTGGGCACAGATCCTTTTTCAACCTGAATATTATCAGCGATACGGCGCTGCTGTTTCCGGCGGTAGCAAAAACTCAACTTATCTGATGTCGCTTGGATATCAGAACAATCCCGGTACATTAAAGAATACCGGCATGCAACGTTATAATATGCGTATAAATCTTGAGACAAAGATTGCCAACCTCATCAATTTTGGAACCCAAACCTATGCCACTAAAGAATTTAAACAACCCGGTAGTACATCAATGACCTATTTGCTCCAGGCTTTCCCGGGAATGACGCCTATTTATGATGGTAAGTATGGAGCCAGTGAAGACCCAAATACCACGCAAAAAGATAATATTCTTCAGGGCGTGGCTTCTAACGGGGGAATGAACAACTTTACCCGGATCAACACGTCCTGGTATGCGAACGCAGATCTTTGGCGAGGAATTGTTGCTGAAGCGCGGTTTAATTACAGCGAATATATGCGCGAAGACGAAAATTATTCTCAAAATCTGCCGAGGTATAGTTTCCGGGAAAGCTTTGATACTCCTAAAGAAGGAATTGGTAATTTAGACCAGGCAACTACGTATCGGTATTCTTATAAATCATACAGCTATACAGCAGATCTGTTGCTGCGGTATTCACATTCCTTTGGAAAGCATGATGTAAGCGGATTGTTGGGCTATGAACAGTATCAGTCAGAGAATAGTGGGTTCAGTGCAACTAAAAAAGGGTTACTGGATTGGAACATTACGGATATTACTTCTGGTGCCAATATGGAGTCAATAGGAGGCTCTGCAAAAGAAGAGTATGCGATGCTGTCTTATTTTGGCCGGGCAAATTATGCATACGACAGGAAATATTTGTTTGAAGCCAACTTCCGTTCCGATGCTTCCTCTAAATTTGCTCCGGGCCATCGCTCGGGTTTGTTTCCTTCATTTTCTGCCGGCTGGGTGATCAGCAATGAACCGTTTTTTGCATCGAATGCTGTTAATTATTTAAAACTGAGGGCCTCTTATGGCACATTGGGAAATACTGTAAGCGGTAATTACGACTGGCAGACCTTATATCAGAAAGTAAATAACGTATTTAATGAGCAGGTGGCAAACGGAGTGATACAGCAAACCATTCAAAACCTGGCTTTATCCTGGGAAAAGCTAACGACTTACAACCTGGGCCTGGAAGCCAGATTCTTAAAGCAACGGTTGAATACAGAGCTGGATTTTTATTACCGGCACACTTCAGATATTCTTACTCCGGCCATCATTTATCTTACAATGGGCAATATCAGCGCGCCTATGTCCAATACAGCATCCCTGGGAAATAAAGGGGTAGAGCTGACTTTGGGCTGGAACGACAACGTAGGCGAGTTCAAGTACGGAATCAGCGGTAATGTGAACTATAATGATAATAAGATTACCAATTTTAAAGGCGCGTTAAGATATGAGCAGGATCCCTCCACTCCTGATACCTGGGGCAATCCTACCTGGCGTTATACCAACCTGGCTGATGTTTCTACCGGTGGAGATACCCGTCGTGTGGAAGGCCACATGATCGATGAATGGTTTTTGCGCAGGCCTTACTCAGGAAACGGAACGTATTTGAATGCTGATGGATCAGTGAATCCGAACGGCGGGCCTAAAGATGGAATGATACGCACGAAAGCAGATCTGGAATGGGTAAAATCTATGATTGCGGCAGGATATTCTTTCAATAATAACACCGTAGGACCCGGCGCTGCTAATATCTGGTACGGTCAAATGATCATGGCCGATGTTAATGGCGATGGAAAATATGGGAATGATGATGACCGCGAGTTTACAGGGAAGTCAGCCACCCCGAAATTTACGTTTGGTTTAAATATGACGGCAGCCTGGAGAGGCTTTGACCTTAATATACTTTGGGCCGGACGCGTAGGATCATACCATTATATTAATGAGCGGGGAGCCAACGGTTCTATTTTGGCAAATACAGGAGACGGAATTCCTGCTGATGCCTGGACCAAATATTACTTTTATGATGCGGTAAAAGCAAATACGGATTATGATAATTACGACCCCGCCACCGATCCGAATGCGAATATTAATGCCAAGTTTCCCCGCTTATTATCTTCAAGTTCTATCATGACCTCCAATACCTTTTACTTATATAACTCGTCTTATTTAAAACTGAAGTCACTACAGGTTGGATATACTTTTCCTAAAAGTTGGATGAGCCGGGCAAAGATCAATGACTTGCGTGTTTTTATATCGGGAGAAAACCTGTTAACCATCAAAAACAAAAATTTTGAAGGGGTCGATCCGGAATTAGGCAGCTCTATCATCGTTTACCCGATAGCAAAACTATTTTCGGCCGGTTTATCACTTACTTTTTAAATAATCTAACAAAACGTAATATGAAAAAGATAATATATCCGTTTGCAATAGCTTGTATGTTAGGTACGCTGCCTGCATGTAACAAGATATTGGACACAGTGCCCAATGATAAGATCTCTGCAGGAACCATGTGGACCACAGAAAGCCTGGTCGATCAGGGGGTGATAGGCGTTTATTATTCACTGCAGCGCCCGGTGCAAAGTGCCGGTCTTATTGGAGCCAGCACAAATATCGGCTATTATGGCTATGAAGCTTTTGGCATGACCGGGCAGGGAGAGTATAATTTAAATAACCTTTTTTCGAGCGCTGTAAATCCAAGTAATTCTTACTTTTCTTTTCAATGGAAATGGTTTTATGATGGCATCCACCGTGCCAATGATGCCATTGTACACATTCCGGATGCCCCCATGAATGAAGAAAAGAAAAAACGCCTTGTAGCGGAATGTAAGGTGCTCCGTGCATTTTTCTATATGCGCCTGAATGAGCTATATGGAAGGGATGGGTTAGGAGTGCCCATTTATACAGAACCCATCGATCCGTCAGAAGCTAACAAAGGACAAAGCCCCGAATCGGATGTTTGGGCATTGGTTACCCAGGATCTTACAGATGCGATCAATGAACCGAATCTGCCCGATAACCAGATCCAGGGAGAAGGCCGTGCGAGCAAGGGCGCTGCTTATGCATTAAGGGGAAGGGTATATTTACTTACAAAACAATATGAGAAAGCAGCTGCAGACTTCGCCAAAGTAGGAGAGAGTGGCTACAGCTTGTATCCTGATTACAAACAATTATTTAAAGTAGCAAACGAACGTTGCCAGGAAATGATATTGAGCGTGCAGTATATAGAAGACCCAACAGGTTATGGTACTGCAATACAAAAGTATTGCGGGGCATTTCAGCAGGGAGCACTGGACAGCCGTGGCTGCTGGACCGATTTACAGGTAACACCGGCATTGGTAAATCTTTATGAAGAGGTTGTTGATGCCAATACCGTAAAGCCCTTCAACTGGTCTGATTACCTCCCTCAATGGGATGCTGTCAGTACCCTGGGCACTGCCAATAGAAAAGTATTTTTCATTCGTGATCAAAAAGTAAATGGAGCTGATGTGCATGCTACAATAACAACAGCAATAAATACGGAACTGAGCAAATTGGATGCTTCAGTTAAAGCTTTGTATCTGCCTGAAGGAAACGAAGCCCGCCTTAAAACTGCCTATGAACATAGAGATCCCCGTCTGGCTTATAATGTGGTTACCCCGTATGCTAATTTTGAAGGTGTAAACAGCAATTCTACTGCGGAAGGAATGTATACCTACCGGTTTCCTGTTACCGGAAAGTATTATGTTGACCAGTCCGGTGCAGAGCCAAATTTAAACAGCAGTTTGCCGGGCACCTATTATACATCCGGCAGTTGCAATGCCCAGGCAGAATTCAAATACATCCACCGTAAATTTATTGGAGAGGGTTTGGAATATCAACGCCGGGAGCAAAATCCGGTTGATGAGCCGATCATTCGGTACGCAGATGTGTTATTGATGTGGGCAGAGGCGCTTGTTGAAATGAATGATCTCAGCGGAGCGATGGCTAAAGTAAAACAGGTAAGAGATCGCGTAGGTATGCCTACAATGGCTGCTTCATTTGCTGATCAGAATACAGCGCGTAATTATGTTCGGGATGAACGCCGCCGGGAGCTGATGGGTGAGGGAGTAAATTTCTTTGACGAAATGCGCTGGAAAACCCTGAAGCAAACTAAGTTTGATCAGAAGGTAGCCCAGCACGCCTGGGGAGGTACAGAAAGTACAGGTGGTACTACATACGAATGGATTGGCGACCAGTGGTACACATGGCCGGTTCCAAAAGCAGAAATAGAACTAAACCATAACCTGAAGCCTACTCCGGGATGGGTGTATTAAAATTGTTTCGGGAAGTGACCGGCCGCATAGCTTGATATTTTTATAAGGAGGTCCGCGCAG
This window encodes:
- a CDS encoding voltage-gated chloride channel family protein — encoded protein: MTRHKKKRLLKTSFEHVFILSYLLKWTVLAVPMSIAVGSLIAFFLWLLDKAIHFRFGHPWLLFLLPAAGVLIYGLYTYLGKNSDKGNNLIMDEIHEPGGGVPFRMAPLVLITTVITHLFGGSAGREGTAVQIGGSIAQFFAKKLKLSQEDVKTFLMTGIAAGFGAVFGTPITGAIFALEVLALGRIKHDALLPCFIASVVADITCAAWGIHHTHYAIRFAEEGKVFFGIFHLDIVLLLKVILGGVLFGLAGYIFAELSHTIKNYSNRFIRIKWLIPFIGGCIVIALTCIIGTQDYLSLGVSNPDPDAVSILSCFKAGGATDFSWFWKLLFTAVTLGMGFKGGEVTPLFFVGAALGNTIAAHTGAPADLMAGLGFIAVFASATNTPIACTFMGIELFGADNVLYYAVACFTAYYFSGHAGIYHAQRIAVSKVHHLNHHNNATLHEVREKRIKSRKKWRITK
- a CDS encoding DUF190 domain-containing protein, with protein sequence MAHHKVKNHVLGNLRIYIEPAHKVRHGERSLFRKIFPRSAYLHILEEARKDGIINATVHNTQTSYTADGKIVTFNAEGNNSQLAMVVELIDKRERLETFFLKHRELLLGKVVIYKEVEFWDIE
- the crcB gene encoding fluoride efflux transporter CrcB, giving the protein MKPILIIGLGGGLGSMLRYLVQVGVSKLITVTFPAGTFLINITGCFVIGLLYGLSNKYTALTLEWRLFLITGLCGGYTTFSSFSYESISLFRQGSYLYFVLYIGLSVNIGLLLTFLGLSVTR
- a CDS encoding universal stress protein, with the protein product MEYKKILIAIDSSSYSMKAAKAGFALAHQLNAAVGIIYVVNRAKEIVNADLGITTGESETLLLNEAENTIGQYLRLYDGIGQVEKFTPEGLPEDEIINIAEQWGADMIVMGTHGRSGIGRILTGSLAEYIIRHATIPVLVAPPRME
- a CDS encoding hybrid sensor histidine kinase/response regulator transcription factor, translating into MAVSAAAQPPEFNHLTVENGLSNNSVLSIVQDSRGFIWLGTSAGLNRYDGSKIKVYTPDSNSSQSLWSAGILSLLRDSKSAIWIGTNTGLNRYDEQKDNFERIRLPAIGTAAINCLYEDHQGTLWIGSSKGIFAFLTNGTKRQRLQFTTPRGAPVTTGVVRTIFEDHQGNLWIGTSNGLIRMWKERQQYFSENFFYDPSRPESLSSNNISVIYEDPQNHLWIGTQNSGLNLYRPANKTFRRFMAGNGNRGPIHNNIRSLVARNNNELWIGTQEGLSVMDINNGVLTSYQNEGDNVKSLSQNSIYSLYKDSNGSMWVGTYFGGVNRVDAFSTGFKVIRNNGSSNTLANNVVSTILEDNNNNLWMGTEGAGLIFYNRKNQKYQVFKNEISDPFSIASNLVKVAYIDKDGNIWCGTHGGGLNVLNKATGKFLHYLYLPGDAENANLEILTLTEGGEGLFWVGTSRGLRVFQRKGLQLNELPLKQINNKLSGFIASTLYTDRKGQVWIGTSSGLHVIKHYVLKTISTTLSVNTIFEDRKGMIWIGLRTGGIASWNPVSSQLTRYNHPGAPSANILGILEDPNGWLWLSSDEGLFRYNPVSKTTLSYSVSDGLAGGEFNYNSHLKDHNGFFYFGGYHGITYFLPADIEVNPYKAPLVFTNLWLGNRQVQINAPDGLLKKNISHSDQLTFRPNQNLFTINFALLNFIKSDKNRYAYKLSGFDRDWKQVHNPAATYTNLPPGDYQFFVKGANNDGIWTEPIMVKIKVLPPVWRTWWAYAIYTFLLAGVLFLVIRFFFLRALFKKEEELHQVKLNFFTNVSHELRTHLSLIMAPVEKLIDINHKDPFTSQQLMQIKNNSNRLLKLVSELMDFRKAESNHLDLRVSKQDLISFLQDIYTSFRELSLAKNIRIAFTHNSNQVFLYFDEEQLEKVFFNLLANAFKFTPEGGHISVTVNTQPGFTEIIVSDSGRGIAAKYLGKLFTNYYQVADHGMQNTGYGLGLALSRKITELHHGSIRVESTPATATTEGRTSFFVRLLPGKKHFEGNAHVTILPGRKPFPPATRQSIPIREKPAPVAPAGIRIKRQTILIAEDNPELRALIKQQLEPYYLVHESADGADAWENAKEHLPDLIISDIMMPGMDGIMLCNRLKTDQRTCHIPVLLLTAKSTQHDQVKGLENGADIYLTKPFSTKILELHVNNLLQAHKRLQEKNMRELRFFAASTQSVSTEDPQHKMDSDFLAAVTTIIDEHLEDPGFVVEQLSRKVAMSPPVLYKKIRALTNLSVNEFIKTRRFKKAAALLLQKGLTINEISYAVGYEDRKYFSKEFKKYFGVAPSDFNQHILEQHKQMLNTNEII